Genomic segment of Dromiciops gliroides isolate mDroGli1 chromosome 3, mDroGli1.pri, whole genome shotgun sequence:
CAACAGATCAATTAGCAATTTGCCAAACAATGTCCAAGGGAGGATAGTGAAGGCTTTCTGGAAGGAGAGAGCCCGCATCAGTGTAATTGACTAAGTCTTGTTTACATATCTTTTATTTCCTCAGTACTTTGATATTTGGTACTAGGGGTGTAAGAGGAAAAGGCACAGTCTCTCCCTTCTGGGAGCCTCCACTCTTAGAAGTATTGTGATTCACACATAAGAGAGTTAGGAGCACATGAACAAGTATATCTGTtgaacagaagaagaaatcattttAGGCCAGAATGGTTGGGGATGGCAGCATGAATCAGATGGGACTTGAGGTTGACTTTGAAGGATGGATAGGGCAGCAGCAGTACCCATTCCTCCTGGACAAAGTCTGGGAATATATACAACAATTAGATTCCAAGTATGGAATTGAAAACTATTTAGAGGAACTCTGTATTACTCTCACTTTAGGGTGAAGGCATATTGAAATGAATATGGCCCACTAGAATAGTatatggctcagtggttagagtgcgGGTTTCTGTGTAAGAATATCTGGGTTTGAGTccgactcagatacttactatgtaaTTTACTTTACTTTACCAAATAATTTGTCCTGGGCAGATTACTTAACCAGCaccttcctctgacactgaccACACTCTGCTGCTGTCCCTCACCAACTCACAcgtagactattgcaataacttatAGGTGGGTTTCTCTGTCACCTCTCTCCTCCAATGCAACTTCTACTCAGCTGCTGATATGGTCTTCCTctagtggtttgccgtttccttttctagcagatgaggaaactgaggcaaacagggttaagtgacttgctcaggatgacatagctattaagtgtctgaggctagatttgaactcaagtcctcctgaatctgggattGGAACTCTATCCATTGGACCATCTAgcttcctgggcagctaggtggaacagtggataaagtactagccctgaagttgagaggacctgagttcaaaaatctcacctcagatacttatgagctgtgtgactctgggtaagtaacttaaccccaagtgtcttaaacatctgaggccatgtCTAGtaatcctgataatatatcttgccacctgactggaggagagagtgagtcttgtgactttgcacaggcctTACTTAAATCTAAGTTATTGCAAGTTATAACATCTGTCAttgtcctcttcgagaatgaaggataaacaacaacaacaatgtgttcTTCCTAAAACACCTATCTAGCCGTGTTACTGTCCCTTACTCAGTatactctagtggttccctatcacctccaggatcaaatataaaattatttagcattcaaagcctttctcgACTTGCATTCTCCCCCAAGTCTACTGTTTCTTTACTCATtaccctcctccctgcccctagCATATGCTGGAGTCAGCCACACTGGTCCCCTTCCTGTTATTAGAACAAGAAACTCatcttgtgactctgggcattttctgtcAATTGTCCATGTCTGGAGtgttctccttcctcaactctacCTCATGGATTCCtgtaagtcccagctaaaatctcatcttctgcaagaagatGACTCAGTTTATTACTTTTCCTTTcttgattttctccaatttatcctatatattatTTGTCCAGAATCATTTACTTGTCTCCCTcatttgactgtgagctccttgaggacaagaactgtcttttgccttttttgtatccccagggctaatgcccagcacatagtaggtccttaataaatatctgcTAATCCTTCTTAGCCTCAGTGTCTTTATCTATGAAATCGGGGTGATTACATCACAGACCTCACCAGGTTGTTTGGAAGAGCAAAGGAGTTGACATATGTAAGGTACTTGgcataccttaaagcactataaaaaggGAACAAATAGATAGTATTGGAGAGTAATTcctccagtattttttccttgtacTTCGAAAGGGACCTAGAAGAGATATTTGTCTTTGGGAGCAGACAAGGTCCTGCTGTCCTCATCACTGTTCAGACCTCACTTGAAGTAGTGTGCTGAGTTCTGAATCTTACATTCTAGGAAGCACAGAGACAAATGATTAACCAGAGCAGGGCAGCCATGATGGTGAGGAAGCTGGATCCTGTGTCATAGGCACGTTTCTGATGTACTGATCCAAGGCAAGGAGGCCTTGTTTCATGTCTGGATCTTTCTTCCTCCTGGATGCCTGGATGGTTGTGACTATGCTTGGATCCTCTGGGATGGCCTGGGGCTCAGCCTTCAGGTCCGGGAGATAGCCAGTGGGGCATCGATGGGACTGTGACTCTGTAAGACTCTGCCCCATTTACTTCatcatctgtttgttttttttaggcaatgggggttaagtgacttgcccacggtcacacagttagtaaatgtcaagtgtctgaggccggatttgaactcaggtcctcctgaatccagggccagtgctttaaccactgcaccatctagttgcccctgtcATCTGTTTGAAAGTATCAAAGGGCAATTCTGAAAGCTGATTTCATTTATGAAAACCAGTCTGTCTTGAGtcaatatttctttctgtttcaacTGTTAGAGTATAAATAGGGACTGTACTATTGGTTTTATTGCTATAGGGTGCCCCTAAGCACAGAACCTCCTTTTCAATGCTCTTTGGTACCTTATCTGCATTTTGTCATCTTTAAGTATTTTCTAGAGCAATGGGAAGGGCAATAATCAGTATGTGTGAGAGGGGCAGCTTAAGCTTAAACCTTGGTGGCTTCAAGACCcaccctctatccactacaataAGGTTCttgattgtttttttaagttgttgttgttgttagtttttaaaaatattagccAGCTCCTGTCCTTTGACTTCCAGAAAAAGGATCTAAGGATTCCTTCTTAGGGgacttttttctctccctgtaGTTTTCTCAGAGCCTCCTTCACATCTTTGTTTCTAAGGCTATAGATGAGGGGATTGAGCATAGGTGTCACAACACCATATAAGAGGGAGACAAGCTTATCTTGGTCCCTGCTGGTCTTGTCCTGGGGCATCATGTACATGGCCATGGCTGTTCCATAGAAGATGACCACCACTGTGAGGTGGGAGCTGCAGGTGGAGAAAGCCTTCTTCCTGCCCTCAGTTGAGCGAATCTTCAAGACAGCCCCAAGGATGCGCCCATAGGAGGCAAGGATGAAAACAAAGGGTACCAGGAGAGTCAGGGAGCTGGTGGCCATCATCACCAATTCATTCAACTGTAGATCACTGCAAGCAAGTTTAATGACTGCCAAGACCTCACAGAAGAAGTGGTTGATGATGTTGCTGCATAACTCCAGTGGCATGGCCACAGTTGGGACGATTGAGAAGAAAAAGGCTAAGACCCATGATAGTGCTGACAGCTGGATACAGAACTGGTTGTGCATCCTTACTGGGTAGCGCAAGGGGTCACTAATTGCTATGCAGCGATCATAGGCCATGACAGCCAGCAAGAGGCATTCCACAACCACCAAGTAGAGAAGGGCGCAAAGCTGTGCCACGCACTGGCCTGCTGAGATGACAGGCATTCTGACAAGGCAATTAATGATCATTTGAGGGATGCTAGCTGAGGTGAAACAGATATCCAGAAACGATAGGTTGCTTAGGAAGAAATACATGGGGTTGTGGAGCCTAGAATCATACTGGACcaagaagagaatgaggctgtTTCCAAGCAATATGATAAGGTAGGACACCAGGAGTAGGCAGAACAAGATGACTTGGGCTCTTGGGTGCCCTGAAAGCCCAACCAGAATGAAATAGGTCATAGCTGTGTTATTTCTTCCCTCCATAGCCTTCCTTCACTATCTTCATCACCTAAAGATCAGTGGGAAGAAAACATGTCGGGTATCAAAAGTGGCCTTGAcagatattttgtattttgtgaTGTGTAAATTTGTATGGTCTGCTGGAGCAATTTAGCTCAAAATCTCTGGTTTGATACATCCTTTCGGACCTTTGGAGACGAACATCCTGAGTCAGTACAGACAGAATAGTTCATCTCCGTTTGATGACCATCTCTGCACTGAATAAGCTGGTCTTCAGATAACAGATTCCTACTGCCTTGTCTGACCCGTCCTTGGAACCATCCTTCATTGGGAGAACCTATGAAACCTTGCTTTGTCAGGACACAGTGTTAAGTCTACATTGTCACCTTCATAACATTATGAGTTCTTTATGTAGGAGTGGGAGAGCCAACATAGCATAGCAAATAGCTGGCTGTTATGGTGTAAAATTACTcagtttcaaatcctacctctggttTCCCATCAATCAATCATAGTTTATCAAGTGACTACCATATGCCATATGTGCTAGGTGATGGAGACTGAAAGACAAAACT
This window contains:
- the LOC122745482 gene encoding olfactory receptor 13H1-like, with amino-acid sequence MEGRNNTAMTYFILVGLSGHPRAQVILFCLLLVSYLIILLGNSLILFLVQYDSRLHNPMYFFLSNLSFLDICFTSASIPQMIINCLVRMPVISAGQCVAQLCALLYLVVVECLLLAVMAYDRCIAISDPLRYPVRMHNQFCIQLSALSWVLAFFFSIVPTVAMPLELCSNIINHFFCEVLAVIKLACSDLQLNELVMMATSSLTLLVPFVFILASYGRILGAVLKIRSTEGRKKAFSTCSSHLTVVVIFYGTAMAMYMMPQDKTSRDQDKLVSLLYGVVTPMLNPLIYSLRNKDVKEALRKLQGEKKVP